One Thermococcus eurythermalis DNA segment encodes these proteins:
- a CDS encoding alpha/beta hydrolase, whose protein sequence is MAEIYKAKFGTPERGWVVLVHGLGEHSGRYGRLIKELNDAGFAVYAFDWPGHGKSPGKRGHTSVEEAMEIIDSIIAEIGEKPFIFGHSLGGLTVIRYAETRPDKIRGLVASSPALAKSPETSGFMVALAKFLGKIAPGIVLSNGINPNLLSRNPEAVKRYIEDPLVHDRISAKLGRSIFVNMELAHMEADRIKAPVLLLVGTGDVITPPEGARKLFEELKIEDKTLKEFEGAYHEIFEDPEWADEFHRTIIQWLVEGASRS, encoded by the coding sequence ATGGCTGAAATATATAAAGCCAAGTTCGGAACCCCCGAGCGGGGCTGGGTGGTTCTTGTCCACGGCCTCGGAGAGCACAGCGGGAGGTACGGAAGGCTGATTAAAGAGCTCAACGATGCCGGCTTCGCTGTCTATGCCTTTGACTGGCCCGGTCACGGGAAGAGCCCCGGCAAGAGGGGGCACACCAGCGTTGAAGAGGCTATGGAAATAATTGATTCTATAATTGCAGAAATAGGTGAGAAGCCCTTCATCTTCGGGCACAGCCTCGGCGGCCTAACCGTAATACGCTACGCCGAGACGAGGCCCGACAAGATACGCGGCCTCGTGGCCTCCTCGCCCGCCCTCGCCAAGAGCCCGGAAACGTCTGGCTTCATGGTGGCCCTCGCAAAGTTCCTTGGAAAAATAGCCCCAGGAATAGTGCTCTCCAACGGCATTAATCCAAACCTGCTTTCCAGGAATCCCGAGGCGGTTAAACGTTACATTGAAGACCCCCTTGTCCACGACAGGATTTCGGCCAAGCTCGGAAGGAGCATCTTCGTGAACATGGAGCTGGCACACATGGAAGCAGATAGAATAAAAGCCCCTGTCCTGCTCCTCGTTGGCACTGGCGACGTCATAACGCCCCCGGAGGGGGCAAGAAAACTCTTTGAAGAGCTCAAAATAGAGGACAAGACGCTTAAAGAGTTTGAGGGGGCCTACCACGAGATATTCGAAGACCCAGAGTGGGCTGACGAGTTCCACAGGACGATAATCCAGTGGCTGGTTGAGGGGGCCTCCCGGAGCTAG
- a CDS encoding iron-sulfur cluster assembly protein — protein MDVEKEVYQRLRQVKEPITEMDIVSLGLVEKVIADEDGVRIYLRLSEGLRHPFQNALSWPVKRRIVKDIVAILDDIARLEILDSRTLERYYPLEED, from the coding sequence TTGGACGTTGAGAAGGAGGTATACCAGAGGCTTAGACAGGTTAAAGAACCGATAACGGAGATGGACATAGTAAGCCTTGGACTTGTTGAGAAAGTCATTGCTGACGAGGACGGTGTAAGGATTTACCTGCGCCTTTCAGAGGGGCTACGACACCCGTTCCAGAACGCCCTCAGCTGGCCTGTGAAGCGGAGAATCGTTAAGGACATCGTTGCTATCCTCGATGATATCGCCCGTCTTGAGATACTGGATTCAAGAACCCTTGAAAGGTATTACCCGCTGGAGGAGGATTAA
- a CDS encoding ArsA family ATPase yields the protein MREFFVPKKGYRVVFFIGKGGVGKTTSSAAAAIALAEGGYKTLIVSLDPAHNLGDVLMEKLSDKPKKITENLYAAELDMEKLIKAYLKHLEESMKHTYRYLTVINLEKYFEVLSFSPGIEEYATLEAIREILTRGDEWDVIVFDTPPTGLTLRVLALPKISLIWTDKLIEIRRAILDKRAAIANIHGEQEFVVEGKEFKLPTREEEDAVMKELKTYREEVAFVESVLTDPEKTSVVAVMNPEMLPLYETERAYESLRKFKIPFNMIVMNKVLELRNDVPELKARLEAQRKVLMEVERRFKGLEIVKIPVFPEEPRGVERLKELGGIIVGR from the coding sequence ATGAGGGAGTTCTTCGTCCCCAAAAAAGGCTACCGCGTCGTCTTTTTCATAGGAAAAGGTGGAGTCGGCAAGACAACCAGCTCAGCGGCGGCGGCAATCGCCCTCGCTGAGGGGGGATACAAAACGCTGATAGTATCTCTTGACCCGGCGCACAACCTTGGGGACGTACTGATGGAGAAGCTCTCTGATAAACCGAAGAAGATAACCGAAAACCTCTACGCGGCAGAGCTCGACATGGAGAAACTGATAAAGGCCTATCTAAAGCACCTTGAGGAGAGCATGAAGCACACCTACCGCTACCTCACTGTCATAAACCTAGAGAAATACTTTGAGGTGCTGAGCTTCTCGCCCGGAATAGAGGAGTACGCCACTCTCGAAGCGATAAGGGAAATCCTGACCAGGGGCGACGAGTGGGACGTCATAGTCTTTGATACCCCACCCACGGGCCTGACACTCCGTGTCCTCGCCCTCCCCAAAATCTCCCTCATCTGGACGGACAAGCTCATTGAAATAAGGAGAGCCATTCTTGACAAGCGCGCTGCGATAGCCAACATCCACGGCGAGCAGGAGTTTGTTGTGGAGGGCAAGGAGTTCAAGCTCCCGACAAGGGAAGAAGAGGACGCGGTTATGAAGGAGCTAAAGACCTACAGAGAGGAAGTTGCATTCGTCGAGAGCGTGCTCACAGACCCAGAGAAAACGAGCGTCGTGGCGGTGATGAACCCGGAGATGCTACCTCTCTATGAGACCGAGAGGGCATACGAAAGCCTTAGGAAGTTCAAGATTCCCTTCAACATGATAGTTATGAACAAAGTCCTCGAACTGAGGAATGATGTTCCTGAATTGAAAGCAAGGCTTGAGGCCCAGCGGAAGGTGCTCATGGAAGTTGAGAGGCGGTTCAAAGGGCTGGAGATTGTGAAGATACCCGTCTTTCCGGAGGAACCAAGAGGGGTCGAGAGGCTTAAGGAGCTTGGGGGAATAATAGTTGGACGTTGA
- a CDS encoding carbon starvation CstA family protein — MNSAVIILLAAAIYLAMYFTYGKALQNKVVKADPNRPTPAHRLYDGVDYVPAHPLVLYGHHFASIAGAGPIVGPAVAMAWGWLPGLIWVWFGNVFIGAVHDYLALMSSVRYDGKSVQWIAGKLMSRRTGIAFEVYIWFTLLLVVAAFVAVTAKLLTTTPEAATATLLFLVVAVLLGWLLYKVKIDFKLGTIIGIFLLALAVWIGLNHPLVFVEGQTTVDTAPYKTAYHYWNIILLVYIIVAASLPVWVLLQPRDYLNAYILWFGLIFGGIAFVLLAKDFTAPAFTSWSAYVVKGTEAVPSPFWPTVPLIIACGALSGFHSLVGSGTSSKQLDKEIHGLLVGYGGMFTEGFLSTIVITAIAVYGVQLTGLDPGQWATEYINKGGLGTFIGGYAKGVSEFYGVSETFGKTFATLWVSAFTLTSLDTATRLGRFAWQELFGMVADTSQGIWKTITNKWVASIIIAVLGTYLAWGAGYKVIWPAFAGMNQLLASIAMMTAALWAAKVQKAGKWSWAVLIPALFLWITVTAALVWYIVTVPLSGSTLIAVKGSLLVGLILNFLLAWDFYLAWKKPEEEYAAAAA; from the coding sequence ATGAACTCCGCTGTTATAATCCTACTGGCTGCGGCCATATATCTGGCCATGTACTTTACCTACGGTAAGGCCCTCCAGAACAAAGTTGTTAAAGCCGACCCTAACAGGCCGACCCCCGCACACAGGCTCTACGATGGCGTTGACTACGTCCCAGCACACCCACTTGTTCTGTACGGACACCACTTCGCTTCGATAGCCGGTGCTGGGCCTATAGTTGGTCCAGCGGTGGCAATGGCATGGGGATGGCTTCCGGGACTCATCTGGGTCTGGTTCGGAAACGTCTTCATCGGTGCGGTTCACGACTACCTGGCATTGATGTCATCTGTCCGCTACGATGGTAAGTCAGTCCAGTGGATTGCAGGAAAGCTTATGAGCAGGAGAACTGGAATCGCCTTTGAGGTCTACATCTGGTTCACTCTGTTGCTCGTCGTTGCGGCGTTCGTTGCGGTGACGGCGAAGCTTCTCACTACGACCCCAGAAGCCGCCACCGCGACGCTCCTGTTCTTAGTGGTTGCAGTGCTCCTCGGCTGGCTGCTCTACAAGGTCAAGATTGACTTCAAGCTGGGAACAATAATAGGCATATTCCTCCTCGCCCTAGCGGTCTGGATTGGCCTCAACCACCCGTTGGTCTTCGTGGAGGGCCAGACCACGGTGGATACTGCCCCCTACAAAACTGCATACCACTACTGGAACATAATCCTGCTCGTGTACATCATTGTAGCAGCTTCCTTGCCAGTCTGGGTGCTCCTCCAGCCAAGGGACTACCTCAACGCGTACATACTCTGGTTCGGGCTCATCTTTGGAGGAATCGCCTTCGTGCTTCTCGCCAAGGACTTCACTGCCCCAGCGTTCACTTCCTGGAGCGCCTATGTGGTCAAGGGCACAGAAGCAGTTCCATCGCCGTTCTGGCCGACTGTGCCGCTGATAATAGCGTGTGGTGCCCTCAGCGGTTTCCACTCCCTTGTGGGTTCAGGAACGTCTTCAAAGCAGCTTGACAAGGAGATACACGGTCTACTCGTAGGATACGGCGGCATGTTCACAGAGGGCTTCCTTTCAACAATAGTCATAACCGCCATAGCCGTCTACGGTGTCCAGCTCACCGGTCTTGACCCCGGACAGTGGGCAACAGAGTACATCAACAAGGGCGGTCTCGGAACCTTCATCGGGGGCTACGCTAAGGGTGTCAGCGAGTTCTACGGCGTCAGCGAGACCTTCGGAAAGACCTTCGCTACACTGTGGGTCTCGGCCTTCACACTGACCTCGCTTGACACCGCCACCAGGCTTGGAAGGTTCGCCTGGCAGGAGCTCTTTGGAATGGTTGCAGACACCAGCCAGGGCATATGGAAGACCATAACCAACAAGTGGGTGGCGTCAATAATCATAGCCGTTCTCGGAACTTACCTTGCATGGGGTGCCGGTTACAAGGTCATCTGGCCAGCGTTCGCAGGAATGAACCAGCTCCTTGCGAGCATAGCAATGATGACCGCCGCACTCTGGGCCGCCAAAGTCCAGAAGGCCGGAAAGTGGAGCTGGGCCGTACTAATACCCGCGCTGTTCCTCTGGATAACAGTGACCGCAGCTCTGGTATGGTACATAGTTACTGTGCCGCTCAGTGGAAGCACCCTCATAGCGGTCAAGGGCTCGCTCCTCGTCGGCCTGATCCTGAACTTCCTGCTGGCGTGGGACTTCTACCTCGCCTGGAAGAAGCCAGAGGAAGAGTATGCTGCAGCTGCGGCCTGA
- the oadA gene encoding sodium-extruding oxaloacetate decarboxylase subunit alpha has protein sequence MAMVEIIDTTFRDAHQSLIATRLRTEDMLPIAEKMDKIGFYSMEVWGGATFDVCIRYLKEDPWERLRLLREHIRKTKLQMLLRGQNVVGYRHYPDDVVEKFVELAHKNGIDIFRIFDALNDVRNMEVAIRKAKDVGAEVQGVIAYTTGKIFTLEYYMKKVEELLQLDVDVITIKDMAGLLTPKKAYELVREIKETYGVPVNVHTHSTTGMAVATYLKAVEAGADYIDTAISPLAFGTAQPGIQTIWHALPKAVGSHLDRELIHEVSRYLKKLLEEKYWGLLHKEALMVNPYVLKYQVPGGMYSNLIAQLKEMNALDKLDEVLNEIPRVREDLGWPPLVTPTSQIVGTQAVLNVLFGRYERITNEVKNYIKGFYGRPPAEINPELKKLVLGDEEPITVRPGELLEPRLGKCRKELEELGYLQKEEDVLTYCLFPQVALEFFRVRAEGIRKPEIPKTAQKFRVYVDGVEFEVGVEGVDLSALRYLPQIAGAGATAPVPSAPSAPAPVPAPAPTPVPSAPSPAPAQASPNTVTAPMPGKVVRILVSEGQEVKTGQGLLVLEAMKMENEIPAPKDGVVKKIYVKEGDAVNTGDPLIELG, from the coding sequence ATGGCAATGGTGGAGATAATAGACACCACGTTTAGGGATGCCCACCAGTCCCTCATAGCGACGCGCCTCAGGACGGAGGACATGCTTCCCATAGCCGAGAAGATGGATAAGATAGGATTTTACTCGATGGAGGTCTGGGGAGGGGCAACTTTCGATGTCTGCATCCGCTATCTGAAAGAAGACCCCTGGGAGAGGCTCAGACTCCTCAGAGAGCATATAAGGAAGACCAAGCTCCAGATGCTCCTCAGGGGGCAGAACGTCGTCGGCTACCGCCATTATCCTGACGATGTCGTCGAGAAGTTCGTCGAGCTGGCGCACAAGAACGGAATTGACATCTTCCGCATCTTCGATGCGCTCAACGACGTCAGGAACATGGAGGTGGCGATAAGGAAGGCCAAGGACGTCGGCGCAGAGGTGCAGGGAGTTATAGCTTACACCACCGGCAAAATCTTTACACTGGAGTACTATATGAAGAAGGTCGAAGAGCTCCTCCAGCTCGACGTTGACGTCATAACCATCAAGGACATGGCCGGCCTGCTGACGCCTAAAAAGGCCTACGAGCTGGTCAGGGAGATAAAAGAAACATACGGAGTGCCCGTGAACGTTCACACCCACTCAACCACGGGAATGGCTGTGGCAACCTATCTCAAGGCCGTTGAGGCTGGTGCAGACTACATAGATACAGCAATAAGCCCCCTCGCCTTTGGAACGGCCCAGCCGGGAATACAGACGATATGGCACGCCCTTCCGAAGGCCGTCGGAAGCCACCTAGACAGAGAGTTAATCCACGAGGTCTCCCGCTACCTGAAGAAACTGCTTGAGGAGAAGTACTGGGGTCTGCTCCACAAGGAGGCACTCATGGTCAACCCCTACGTCCTGAAGTACCAGGTTCCCGGCGGGATGTACTCCAACCTCATAGCCCAGCTCAAGGAGATGAACGCTCTCGACAAGCTCGATGAAGTGCTGAACGAAATTCCGCGCGTCAGAGAAGACCTCGGCTGGCCCCCTCTGGTGACGCCTACGAGCCAGATAGTAGGGACGCAGGCCGTCCTCAACGTCCTCTTCGGGAGGTACGAGAGGATAACCAACGAGGTCAAGAACTACATCAAGGGCTTCTACGGCAGGCCGCCGGCGGAGATAAACCCGGAGCTCAAGAAGCTCGTCCTCGGTGACGAGGAGCCGATAACGGTAAGGCCTGGAGAGCTGCTCGAACCCCGGCTGGGGAAGTGCAGGAAGGAGCTTGAGGAGCTCGGCTACCTCCAGAAGGAGGAGGACGTTCTCACCTACTGCCTCTTCCCGCAGGTTGCCCTTGAGTTCTTCAGGGTAAGGGCCGAGGGAATCAGAAAACCTGAAATCCCGAAGACCGCGCAGAAGTTCAGGGTGTACGTTGACGGCGTGGAGTTCGAGGTTGGGGTCGAGGGGGTTGACCTCAGCGCCCTCAGGTATCTGCCCCAGATAGCGGGCGCTGGGGCTACTGCTCCAGTTCCGTCCGCTCCAAGTGCTCCGGCTCCTGTTCCTGCGCCTGCTCCAACACCAGTTCCAAGCGCCCCTTCGCCGGCCCCTGCGCAGGCTTCGCCGAATACTGTTACGGCCCCAATGCCTGGTAAGGTTGTTAGAATCCTTGTAAGCGAGGGCCAGGAAGTCAAGACTGGTCAGGGACTCCTCGTGCTTGAGGCCATGAAAATGGAGAACGAGATTCCAGCACCAAAAGACGGCGTCGTAAAGAAAATCTACGTAAAAGAAGGCGACGCCGTAAACACCGGCGACCCACTGATAGAACTGGGCTGA
- the fba gene encoding class I fructose-bisphosphate aldolase: MDAYQNVGIKRRMRRFFRRDGRALIFAMDHGFEHGPTDFEEHWEHVNPKVIIRKVVRAGIDGVMMLPGLARIAGDEVKPNVGLMVKLTSKTNLRPKGDQLLQSQLGFVEDAVKLGADAIAATVYWGSPAEDVMMRQFAEIASYAHDLGFPVVQFAYPRGPYINERYGKKEDYRVVMYGARAAAESGADMIKTYWTGSRETFAKVVDAAAGVPVLLSGGAKTDNPVDFLKLVWEVIEAGGAGAVVGRNIFQRENPEPFIKALIRVVHRNEDPEEAAKAEGLI; the protein is encoded by the coding sequence ATGGACGCGTACCAGAACGTGGGCATAAAGAGGAGGATGAGGCGCTTCTTCAGGAGGGACGGAAGGGCCCTCATATTCGCGATGGACCACGGCTTCGAGCACGGGCCTACCGACTTCGAGGAGCACTGGGAGCATGTTAACCCGAAGGTCATCATAAGGAAGGTCGTTAGGGCCGGAATCGACGGCGTTATGATGCTCCCGGGCCTCGCTAGGATAGCCGGTGACGAAGTAAAGCCCAACGTCGGCCTCATGGTAAAGCTTACCAGCAAGACCAACCTCCGCCCGAAGGGAGACCAGCTCCTCCAGAGCCAGCTGGGCTTCGTTGAAGATGCAGTGAAGCTCGGCGCCGATGCAATAGCTGCAACCGTCTACTGGGGCAGCCCGGCTGAGGACGTTATGATGCGCCAGTTCGCCGAGATAGCGAGCTACGCCCACGACCTTGGCTTCCCGGTCGTTCAGTTCGCCTACCCGCGCGGGCCGTACATCAACGAGCGCTATGGTAAAAAGGAGGACTACCGCGTCGTCATGTATGGAGCGAGGGCCGCGGCCGAGAGCGGCGCCGACATGATAAAGACCTACTGGACGGGCTCAAGGGAGACCTTTGCTAAGGTGGTCGATGCCGCCGCAGGAGTCCCAGTCCTGCTCAGCGGCGGTGCTAAGACCGACAACCCCGTTGACTTCCTCAAGCTCGTCTGGGAGGTCATAGAGGCCGGTGGTGCCGGGGCAGTCGTTGGGAGGAACATCTTCCAGCGTGAGAACCCCGAGCCGTTCATTAAGGCCCTTATCAGGGTTGTCCACCGCAACGAGGACCCGGAGGAGGCCGCCAAGGCCGAGGGGCTCATCTGA
- a CDS encoding biotin--[acetyl-CoA-carboxylase] ligase produces the protein MEKMKRIVGVKVIQLDEVGSTNEYAKTIAHEAPEGTVVIAKRQTAGRGRKGRSWASPEGGIWMSVILKPPRVDPRLAFVGALAVVDTLADFGISAGIKWPNDVWVGGRKVSGILAEGKAGEYSILGIGLNVNNPIPEELKDNATSMMELIGSKLPLEKVLKRLLLHLDGWYRVFLERPDLLMAKVRERTFILGKPVTVIEGEERISGIALDVLDDGSLLMDIGGQLRRITYGDVSLRLF, from the coding sequence ATGGAGAAAATGAAGCGGATTGTAGGGGTCAAGGTTATACAGCTCGACGAGGTAGGTTCAACAAACGAATACGCCAAGACTATTGCCCATGAGGCTCCAGAGGGAACTGTGGTCATTGCCAAGCGGCAGACTGCCGGAAGGGGCAGGAAGGGGCGTTCGTGGGCTTCTCCCGAGGGAGGCATCTGGATGAGCGTGATTTTAAAGCCCCCGCGGGTTGACCCGAGGCTGGCCTTCGTCGGGGCGCTGGCGGTGGTGGACACGCTCGCGGACTTCGGGATTTCTGCGGGAATAAAGTGGCCCAACGACGTGTGGGTCGGCGGAAGGAAGGTATCCGGCATACTGGCAGAGGGAAAAGCTGGAGAATACAGCATACTGGGGATAGGCCTCAACGTGAACAACCCCATTCCGGAGGAGCTGAAGGACAATGCAACTTCGATGATGGAGCTCATAGGCTCGAAGCTTCCCCTTGAAAAAGTCCTGAAGAGGCTTCTCCTGCACCTGGACGGCTGGTACCGGGTCTTCCTTGAGAGGCCCGACCTGCTGATGGCAAAAGTCCGCGAGAGGACGTTCATACTGGGGAAGCCCGTTACAGTGATAGAAGGGGAGGAAAGAATCTCAGGTATAGCACTGGACGTACTGGACGACGGCTCGTTGCTTATGGACATTGGTGGGCAGTTAAGGAGAATCACGTATGGAGATGTCTCGTTAAGGCTTTTCTAA
- a CDS encoding dicarboxylate/amino acid:cation symporter has product MGKGLLKRYLEYPILWKILYGLILGAVFGLIAGHYGYAEAVKTYIKPFGDLFVRLLKMLVMPIILASLVVGAASISPARLGRVGLKIVVYYLVTSAMAVFFGLIVGRIFNVGANIDLGSGTGKAIEAQPPSLVDTLLNIVPTNPFASLTNGAVLQVIFFAIVLGIAITYLMNREEERVRKSAETLLRAFDGLAEAMYLIVGGVMQYAPIGVFALIAYVMASQGVKVVGPLVKVVAAVYLGLILQIGITYFILLKVFGIDPVRFLRKAKDAMLTAFVTRSSSGTLPVTMRVADEEMGIDKGIYSFTLPLGATINMDGTALYQGVTVLFVANAIGQPLTLSQQLIVVLTAVLASIGTAGVPGAGAIMLAMVLQSVGLDLSAGSPVALAYAMILGIDALLDMGRTMVNVTGDLAGTTIVAKTEGELDESKWRD; this is encoded by the coding sequence GTGGGGAAGGGACTGCTGAAAAGGTATTTAGAGTATCCAATACTGTGGAAAATACTCTATGGTTTGATTTTGGGTGCCGTCTTTGGACTTATAGCGGGGCACTACGGCTATGCAGAGGCAGTGAAGACGTATATAAAGCCCTTCGGTGACCTCTTTGTGCGCCTGTTGAAGATGCTTGTCATGCCGATTATCCTGGCATCTCTTGTCGTCGGTGCGGCCAGCATAAGCCCCGCCCGTCTCGGCCGCGTTGGCCTCAAGATAGTCGTCTATTATCTTGTCACCTCTGCGATGGCGGTTTTCTTTGGTCTCATCGTTGGCAGAATCTTCAACGTCGGCGCGAACATTGACCTCGGCTCAGGCACCGGCAAGGCAATTGAGGCCCAGCCGCCTTCCCTGGTGGACACGCTCCTCAATATAGTGCCGACAAACCCCTTCGCGTCGCTGACCAACGGGGCAGTGCTCCAGGTGATATTCTTCGCCATAGTCCTTGGAATAGCGATAACCTACCTCATGAACAGGGAGGAGGAGCGCGTTAGGAAGTCAGCGGAGACCCTCCTGAGAGCCTTTGACGGTCTGGCCGAGGCAATGTACCTCATAGTTGGTGGTGTCATGCAGTACGCCCCGATAGGTGTCTTTGCCCTCATAGCCTACGTTATGGCCTCTCAGGGAGTCAAAGTCGTTGGCCCGCTCGTCAAGGTCGTCGCGGCAGTTTACCTTGGCTTAATCCTTCAGATAGGCATAACCTACTTTATCCTGCTCAAGGTCTTTGGAATTGACCCGGTCAGGTTCCTTAGGAAAGCCAAAGACGCCATGCTGACTGCCTTCGTCACGAGGAGCTCAAGCGGCACACTTCCAGTCACGATGCGCGTGGCAGATGAAGAGATGGGCATTGACAAAGGTATCTATTCCTTCACCCTTCCGCTCGGCGCGACGATAAACATGGACGGAACGGCGCTCTACCAGGGTGTAACAGTGCTCTTCGTCGCCAATGCCATCGGCCAGCCCCTCACACTTAGCCAGCAACTGATAGTCGTCCTTACTGCAGTCCTCGCTTCGATTGGGACCGCCGGCGTCCCGGGAGCTGGAGCGATAATGCTTGCGATGGTTCTCCAGAGCGTCGGCCTCGACCTCAGCGCGGGCAGTCCAGTGGCCCTTGCATACGCCATGATACTCGGAATTGACGCCCTCCTTGACATGGGCAGGACGATGGTCAACGTCACCGGAGACCTGGCCGGGACGACGATCGTGGCTAAGACCGAGGGAGAGCTCGACGAGAGCAAGTGGCGTGACTGA